The proteins below are encoded in one region of Candidatus Amarolinea dominans:
- a CDS encoding PD40 domain-containing protein encodes MLAQNLIDPKRNTSDAALIVARDAVLTTLTLDGYVTVNADAALRTAVDNATWRMTLPSAQQRHQGAVNSAHFSPDGGRIVSASDDQSVRIWDGETGARLATLEGPTAGVWSAAYSPDGKRIVSASDDGSVRIWDGETGALLATLAGHTAGVRSAAYSPDGKRIVSASDDGSVRIWDGETGALLRTLAGHTGWVSSAAYSPDGGRIVSASDDQSVRIWDGETGDLLRTLEGHTAGVLSAAYSPDGKRIVSASDDGSVRIWDGETGDLLRTLEGHTAGVWSAAYSPDGGRIVSASADRSVRIWDGETGDLLRTLEANWGRVRSAAYSPDGKRIVSAGDDQSVRIWDGETGALLATLAGHTYVVGSAAYSPDGKRIVSASNDGSVRIWVSTIEELLALAEARIQRPAHLLTDAERRQLGLE; translated from the coding sequence GTGCTGGCTCAGAATCTGATTGACCCCAAACGCAATACCAGCGATGCGGCACTGATCGTGGCGCGCGATGCCGTGCTGACCACCCTGACACTGGATGGTTATGTCACTGTCAACGCTGATGCCGCCCTGCGCACGGCGGTGGACAATGCCACCTGGCGCATGACGCTGCCGTCGGCGCAGCAGCGCCATCAAGGTGCGGTCAACAGCGCCCACTTCAGCCCGGATGGCGGTCGCATCGTCTCGGCCAGTGACGATCAGAGCGTGCGCATTTGGGATGGCGAGACGGGTGCGCGGCTGGCTACGCTGGAGGGCCCCACGGCCGGGGTCTGGTCCGCGGCGTACAGCCCGGATGGCAAACGCATCGTCTCGGCCAGTGACGACGGCAGCGTGCGCATTTGGGATGGCGAGACGGGTGCGCTGCTGGCTACGCTGGCGGGCCACACGGCCGGGGTCAGGTCCGCGGCGTACAGCCCGGATGGCAAACGCATCGTCTCGGCCAGTGACGACGGCAGCGTGCGCATTTGGGATGGCGAGACGGGTGCGCTGCTGCGCACGCTGGCGGGCCACACGGGCTGGGTCAGTTCCGCGGCGTACAGCCCGGATGGCGGTCGCATCGTCTCGGCCAGTGACGATCAGAGCGTGCGCATTTGGGATGGCGAGACGGGTGACCTGCTGCGCACGCTGGAGGGCCACACGGCCGGGGTCTTGTCCGCGGCGTACAGCCCGGATGGCAAACGCATCGTCTCGGCCAGTGACGACGGCAGCGTGCGCATTTGGGATGGCGAGACGGGTGACCTGCTGCGCACGCTGGAGGGCCACACGGCCGGGGTCTGGTCCGCGGCGTACAGCCCGGATGGCGGTCGCATCGTCTCGGCCAGTGCCGATCGGAGCGTGCGCATTTGGGATGGCGAGACGGGTGACCTGCTGCGCACTCTTGAGGCCAACTGGGGCCGGGTCAGGTCCGCGGCGTACAGCCCGGATGGCAAACGCATCGTCTCGGCCGGTGACGATCAGAGCGTGCGCATTTGGGATGGTGAGACGGGTGCGCTGCTGGCTACGCTGGCGGGCCACACGTACGTGGTCGGGTCAGCGGCGTACAGCCCGGATGGCAAACGCATCGTCTCGGCCAGTAACGACGGCAGCGTGCGCATTTGGGTTTCGACGATCGAGGAATTGTTAGCGCTGGCCGAGGCGCGTATCCAGCGCCCGGCGCATCTGCTGACGGATGCGGAACGGCGGCAGTTGGGGTTGGAATGA
- a CDS encoding right-handed parallel beta-helix repeat-containing protein, translated as MNQRIISRTVGLTIIAALVALVNTPSSLGAPIEQVSITDAEPGATLVVTSTADSGPGTLRQALLDVHTGDTVTFLPLVFPPANPATISLTSGPLPDLDDGNVTIDASTAGVIVDGIGLADPEADGFIVSSIGNTIRGLQVRGFPRIGIHLDSGADNNTIRDNTIGDNGDAGIYIGGGQGNIITGNRIGTDVAGTIARGNHIGILLSEGASSNRIGGVASGERNIIAANQTSGVQIMDAGTTQNLVLRNYIGTDTTGLASLPNGGDGVAIFDGAHHNTVGGTTAAERNVIAYNGGSGVLISGNGTTGNTVSGNWIGFGLGSVRQAYPVDQAVSPAYTTDCTMFVASLTTGVHKTTDCGATWLERNSGLSEARLLQIEIPPDATNASVAYVLAENGYLFSTSNSGASWSLSSTVLEQIDRQNLVLSTGFSADQTMYAAARNWSWDTLGGGPGIFKSTDAGVTWTRQVTGMSDPHVWKVIASPDAALKSTLLALTNSGIEKTTDAGVTWSSIPSPDSSLIDLAFSPAYAIDQTFFASANSGRIYRSTNGGVSWTGFDALRWDPRFLAVSPDYSNDHEVYHGGGWNDTVYRSTDSGATWTQASTGLPGWLHDAGSGIVFSPAFASDGTLWVVSVSGMARSTNRGATWEVMRSLHSPGNTQGIVIRDGAEQNTIGPDNVIGNNGNGVVLESNVGYNVITGNLVGTDTTGTAAQANVQDGLSISGHHNTIGGSNGGNLVSGNLIDGIRLAGDQATANIVAGNTIGTTLDGAAALGNRGAGVSIHSGAFLNLVGGMTADERNLISGNGYGVGLWDTTTMSNTVSGNYIGTNRTGTAALGNGRGSIFTAALTIMQSAARPPANEISSAGTTSAVSRLITTTR; from the coding sequence ATGAATCAGCGCATCATTTCCCGAACAGTGGGTCTGACCATCATCGCGGCGTTGGTGGCGCTTGTAAATACCCCGTCGAGTCTCGGCGCTCCGATTGAGCAAGTTTCCATTACCGACGCTGAACCGGGCGCAACACTTGTTGTCACGAGTACGGCTGACAGCGGACCCGGAACCCTGCGTCAGGCGTTACTAGACGTACACACCGGCGATACGGTCACCTTCTTGCCCCTGGTGTTCCCACCAGCGAATCCGGCCACCATTTCTCTGACCAGCGGCCCGTTGCCCGATCTGGACGACGGTAATGTGACCATTGATGCCAGCACAGCGGGCGTGATTGTGGACGGCATCGGGCTCGCTGACCCCGAGGCCGACGGGTTCATCGTTTCGTCAATTGGCAATACGATTCGTGGTTTACAGGTGCGGGGATTTCCGCGCATCGGCATTCACCTGGACTCAGGCGCCGACAATAACACGATTCGCGACAATACGATTGGGGACAACGGCGACGCAGGTATCTACATCGGCGGCGGCCAAGGAAACATCATTACGGGTAATCGGATCGGGACCGATGTTGCGGGAACCATCGCTCGCGGCAATCACATCGGGATTCTTCTTAGTGAAGGAGCAAGCAGCAATCGAATTGGCGGAGTTGCCTCCGGCGAACGCAATATCATTGCCGCCAATCAGACAAGCGGAGTCCAGATCATGGACGCCGGCACGACGCAGAACCTCGTATTGAGAAACTACATTGGCACCGATACCACTGGGCTTGCTTCGTTGCCGAACGGCGGTGATGGGGTTGCCATCTTCGATGGCGCCCATCACAACACCGTCGGCGGGACGACGGCGGCCGAACGCAACGTCATCGCCTACAATGGCGGTAGCGGCGTGTTGATTTCAGGGAATGGAACGACTGGCAACACGGTGAGTGGAAATTGGATCGGCTTCGGCCTGGGGTCGGTGCGGCAGGCTTACCCGGTTGACCAGGCTGTGTCTCCGGCCTATACCACTGACTGCACGATGTTCGTCGCCAGCCTGACGACAGGCGTCCACAAGACGACCGATTGCGGCGCGACCTGGTTGGAACGCAATTCCGGCCTGAGCGAAGCACGCCTGCTGCAAATCGAGATCCCCCCCGACGCCACGAATGCCTCCGTCGCCTATGTGCTGGCCGAGAACGGATATCTCTTTTCGACCAGCAACAGTGGGGCGTCCTGGAGTCTGAGCAGCACCGTACTGGAGCAAATCGATCGCCAGAACCTGGTGCTGTCGACCGGGTTCAGCGCAGATCAAACAATGTACGCTGCGGCGCGCAACTGGAGCTGGGACACGCTTGGCGGCGGTCCGGGCATCTTCAAATCGACCGACGCAGGGGTGACCTGGACGCGCCAGGTCACAGGAATGAGTGATCCGCACGTCTGGAAGGTCATCGCCTCGCCTGACGCAGCGCTCAAGAGCACGCTCCTGGCCCTTACCAACAGCGGAATCGAGAAAACGACCGACGCGGGCGTCACCTGGAGTTCAATACCCAGCCCCGATTCAAGCCTGATCGACCTGGCGTTTTCTCCTGCGTATGCCATTGACCAAACCTTCTTTGCCAGCGCCAATTCAGGCCGGATCTACCGATCCACGAATGGGGGCGTCAGTTGGACCGGCTTCGATGCCCTGCGCTGGGATCCGCGCTTCCTGGCGGTTTCACCCGATTACAGCAACGATCATGAAGTCTATCACGGTGGCGGCTGGAATGACACGGTCTACAGGTCAACCGACAGTGGCGCCACCTGGACCCAAGCCAGCACCGGCCTTCCCGGATGGCTGCACGACGCGGGCAGCGGGATTGTGTTTTCGCCGGCGTTTGCTTCCGATGGCACTTTGTGGGTCGTCAGTGTTAGTGGCATGGCAAGATCCACGAACCGTGGCGCCACGTGGGAAGTGATGCGCAGTCTGCACAGCCCGGGCAATACCCAGGGTATCGTTATCAGGGATGGGGCAGAGCAAAATACCATTGGTCCGGACAATGTGATCGGAAACAACGGTAACGGCGTCGTTCTCGAGTCAAATGTCGGCTATAACGTGATCACCGGCAACCTGGTCGGTACTGATACGACCGGCACGGCGGCGCAGGCCAACGTCCAAGACGGCCTCAGCATTTCCGGTCACCACAACACGATCGGAGGCAGCAACGGCGGCAATCTCGTGAGCGGAAACCTGATTGACGGAATTCGCCTGGCCGGCGATCAGGCCACAGCCAACATCGTTGCGGGCAACACGATCGGAACCACGCTCGACGGTGCTGCGGCCCTCGGCAACCGTGGAGCCGGCGTGTCCATCCACAGCGGCGCGTTTCTGAACCTGGTGGGCGGCATGACCGCAGACGAGCGCAATCTCATCAGTGGCAACGGTTACGGCGTTGGGCTGTGGGATACGACGACGATGAGCAACACCGTATCCGGCAACTATATCGGCACAAATCGTACCGGGACGGCTGCACTGGGCAATGGTAGGGGATCGATATTCACGGCGGCGCTCACCATAATGCAATCGGCGGCACGACCGCCGGCGAACGAAATCTCATCAGCGGGAACAACGAGCGCGGTGTCTCGATTGATAACAACGACACGATGA
- a CDS encoding right-handed parallel beta-helix repeat-containing protein produces the protein MSNTVSGNYIGVDATGLQALPNRQEGVTIGDQASYNRIGGPTPAERNVISANGIDCPWCDGIFLSDDAHHNTVEGNYIGTDASGTAALGNSSQGVDLYNRASDNLIRGNLIAGNRENGVTIWNSARRNLVEGNLIGTDASGSQPLPNGTSSEKVDDSANLVATLASRGLSCSPPERYPPNLVAPGTEPAEPRTVSPFCTRVSSNASQALAVEANDQKQESAVQPSDQKELRSNGDGGIYIAWDASDNTVGPNNTIAFNAGHGVQVQGNDAVRNRITHNSIFHNDGAGIALTDGGNSSLAAPRVTAVNLAAGTASGAACANCTVEVFSDDDEEGRTYEGSTTASAGGQWAFNAGHALIGPKVAATATDAAGNTSAFSPPFNLLVFDLHVPNTLQALDRLGIAYTLVDATQFATVTLADYDVLFVGFTGNDPQPPDLLQPLLDRQADIAAFVQNGGGLVVNSEDGVVATPLDWSWVPVPVTHRQSEGRRLDLPHPAHLLMQGITQDNLHAWPTFHNIFVSWTWPAAEILLSDAETGEAVLLAGNHGAGRMIFSGADPDYHGDPGAVQLLSNELAWAAGVLTDTPPQADRVLPQPNTVTAPQAIVKVTFSQLLDPATVTPGIITASGSTSGAHTGVSQVVTTTAQVLFVPDIGFSPGEEVTVTVHATLEDLTGHGLDGNRNGISEGSPLDDVSWSFTVRGGQVLEVVTTANEGPGSLRQALQDAQPGDTITFNLPPVDDTQAATIVVTGNPLPSLWQGYLTLNGGGVTLDGNGLAWGNGLEIDADRNVVTGLRITGFPDAGIALRGTYNTIGGANATPGGACSGDCNVLSGNQRWGLTLGSPGTQFNRIRGNYIGTDAAGLAAWPNGEDGIRFDFGAEQNTIGGASPGARNLMSGNNYRGLFVATARSNTIIGNFIGVDTTGLAALPNLQGVHLYAGSHGNQIGGAAAGQGNVISGNPQGGVYISGSSQNRLEGNVIGLDATRSGALGSNDGIRIYVERDAPSVDNVIGGAAAGAGNVIGGNGSGIFVQSAANQRNTISRNSIYGNGNRGIDLNEGGNASIPPPVVVTFNPGAGTAAGTSCAGCTVEIFSDQDDEGQWLEGASVADGAGHWSLAAGHSFTGPNVQATARDAAGNSSEFSGPPPVVSGVAPDSAAPGATNLVIAVFGANFRDDAPLTANFGPGITVSGVHFSHPGQVEATVIVPPGAALGPRDVTVTNQDGQSGTGSGIFQVVAVTPFGPPTLQRILPDRVANLDQTVRLLIHGSQFVNQPVVALSPAVPGLSIDNVQFFGDNYLEADLHVSAAVPLGSVSVGITNPDGQGMVLSHAITIVQPLFSDVAPTVGLAVSSGEHGAAWGDWNGDGWLDLAIGNGSLYSSAAGAAFTNVTASAGLDLVWYRGGVAWGDYDDDGDLDLLSSWRKAYRNDGALPFSKVWDGGAQQTTVAWVDTDVDGDLDAYASGRLYRNDGNDTFVDVTNGAGLNTAGWLMGQRLGRLRRRRRPRPVLDQQRRPEPVVSQPWRRHVHRRQRCGGGGRQRLRPRRRLGRLRQRRRLRSVCS, from the coding sequence ATGAGCAACACCGTTAGCGGCAACTACATCGGCGTGGATGCGACCGGCCTGCAAGCCCTGCCCAACAGGCAGGAGGGCGTGACAATCGGTGACCAAGCCAGCTACAACCGCATTGGCGGACCCACGCCCGCAGAACGCAACGTCATCAGCGCCAATGGAATCGACTGTCCCTGGTGCGACGGCATCTTCCTAAGCGACGATGCTCATCATAACACCGTTGAGGGCAACTACATCGGAACGGACGCGAGCGGAACCGCGGCCCTCGGTAACTCGAGCCAAGGGGTTGACCTGTACAATCGCGCCAGCGACAACCTCATACGAGGGAACCTGATCGCGGGGAATCGCGAAAATGGTGTTACGATCTGGAACAGTGCCAGACGCAACCTGGTCGAAGGCAACCTGATTGGTACTGACGCCAGTGGGTCACAGCCGCTGCCCAACGGCACATCATCCGAGAAGGTGGACGACTCCGCGAACCTCGTGGCGACCCTGGCATCGCGGGGTCTTTCCTGCTCGCCGCCCGAGCGCTATCCGCCGAACCTGGTCGCGCCCGGTACGGAGCCAGCCGAGCCCCGCACCGTGTCGCCGTTCTGCACCCGGGTGTCGTCGAACGCCAGCCAGGCGCTGGCGGTGGAAGCGAACGATCAGAAACAAGAATCGGCGGTGCAGCCGAGCGATCAGAAAGAGTTGCGGTCGAACGGCGACGGGGGCATCTACATCGCGTGGGATGCCAGCGACAACACGGTGGGCCCCAACAACACCATTGCCTTCAACGCTGGCCACGGCGTGCAGGTGCAAGGGAACGATGCTGTCCGCAACCGGATCACGCACAATAGCATCTTCCACAACGATGGCGCCGGCATTGCCCTGACCGATGGCGGCAACAGCAGCCTGGCCGCGCCGCGCGTCACGGCGGTTAATCTGGCGGCCGGTACGGCCAGCGGCGCCGCCTGCGCCAACTGCACGGTTGAGGTGTTTTCCGACGACGACGAGGAGGGCCGCACCTACGAGGGAAGCACCACCGCCTCTGCCGGCGGGCAGTGGGCGTTCAACGCAGGTCACGCATTGATCGGACCGAAAGTTGCGGCGACGGCCACCGATGCAGCCGGCAACACCTCGGCCTTCTCGCCGCCGTTTAACTTGCTCGTTTTCGACCTGCACGTACCGAACACGCTGCAGGCCCTGGACCGGCTCGGGATCGCGTATACGCTGGTGGATGCGACCCAGTTCGCCACTGTCACCCTGGCCGACTACGACGTGCTCTTTGTCGGCTTCACCGGCAACGATCCGCAGCCGCCCGACCTGCTGCAGCCGTTGCTCGACCGCCAGGCCGATATCGCAGCCTTCGTGCAGAACGGCGGCGGGCTTGTCGTCAACTCGGAGGACGGCGTTGTTGCGACGCCGCTCGACTGGTCGTGGGTGCCCGTGCCGGTGACCCACCGGCAATCAGAGGGGAGAAGACTGGATCTGCCGCACCCCGCGCACCTGCTGATGCAGGGCATCACCCAAGACAATCTGCATGCCTGGCCGACGTTCCATAACATCTTCGTATCATGGACCTGGCCAGCTGCGGAAATCCTGCTCAGCGATGCCGAGACCGGGGAAGCCGTTCTCCTGGCCGGCAACCATGGCGCCGGTCGGATGATCTTCAGCGGCGCCGATCCCGATTATCACGGCGATCCGGGAGCGGTTCAGTTGCTGTCCAATGAATTGGCCTGGGCAGCCGGCGTGCTGACAGACACGCCGCCGCAGGCAGACCGAGTGCTGCCACAGCCCAACACCGTCACGGCGCCCCAGGCGATCGTCAAGGTCACGTTCAGTCAACTGCTCGACCCGGCTACGGTGACGCCGGGCATCATCACGGCGAGCGGCAGTACCAGCGGCGCACACACCGGTGTCAGCCAGGTCGTAACCACGACCGCGCAGGTGCTCTTTGTGCCGGACATCGGCTTCAGCCCGGGCGAAGAGGTCACAGTGACGGTGCATGCCACGTTGGAAGACCTGACCGGCCACGGGCTGGACGGCAACCGGAACGGGATCAGCGAAGGATCGCCGCTCGACGATGTTTCCTGGAGTTTTACCGTGCGCGGGGGTCAGGTGCTGGAAGTAGTCACAACTGCCAACGAGGGACCCGGATCATTGCGCCAGGCGTTGCAGGATGCCCAGCCCGGCGACACCATCACCTTCAACCTGCCCCCGGTTGACGACACACAGGCGGCCACGATCGTCGTAACCGGGAATCCACTCCCGTCGCTGTGGCAGGGCTACCTGACGCTCAACGGTGGGGGTGTCACGTTGGACGGCAATGGGCTGGCCTGGGGCAACGGGTTGGAGATTGACGCCGATCGCAACGTGGTCACGGGTCTGCGCATCACCGGCTTTCCCGACGCGGGCATCGCCTTGCGCGGCACGTACAATACGATCGGCGGCGCCAACGCGACACCCGGCGGGGCATGTAGTGGCGACTGTAACGTTCTGAGCGGCAATCAGCGATGGGGCTTGACGTTGGGGTCTCCCGGGACGCAATTCAACCGTATACGCGGCAACTACATCGGCACCGATGCCGCCGGGCTGGCTGCCTGGCCCAACGGGGAAGACGGCATCCGTTTCGACTTCGGCGCGGAGCAAAACACGATCGGCGGCGCATCCCCCGGCGCCCGTAACCTGATGAGCGGCAACAACTATCGAGGCCTGTTCGTGGCCACGGCTCGATCTAACACGATCATAGGCAACTTCATTGGCGTGGATACAACCGGCCTGGCGGCGCTGCCTAACCTACAAGGTGTTCATTTGTACGCGGGCTCCCATGGTAACCAGATTGGGGGCGCTGCTGCAGGCCAGGGCAACGTCATCTCCGGCAATCCGCAAGGTGGAGTCTATATCTCAGGCTCGAGCCAGAACCGGCTCGAGGGTAACGTGATCGGTCTTGACGCGACCCGATCGGGGGCGCTGGGCAGCAACGACGGCATCCGTATCTATGTGGAGAGAGACGCGCCGTCGGTCGACAATGTGATCGGCGGTGCGGCAGCCGGCGCCGGCAACGTGATTGGCGGCAACGGCAGCGGGATTTTTGTGCAGAGCGCGGCCAATCAACGCAACACCATCAGCCGTAACAGCATCTACGGCAACGGCAACCGTGGTATTGATCTCAACGAGGGCGGCAACGCCTCGATCCCGCCGCCGGTGGTCGTGACTTTTAACCCAGGTGCAGGGACAGCCGCGGGCACAAGCTGTGCCGGCTGTACGGTGGAGATATTCTCGGACCAAGACGATGAAGGACAATGGCTCGAGGGCGCGTCGGTGGCCGATGGGGCCGGTCACTGGTCGCTGGCAGCCGGCCATTCCTTCACTGGCCCGAACGTGCAGGCCACCGCGCGTGATGCCGCCGGCAACAGCAGCGAGTTCAGCGGCCCACCGCCGGTCGTATCGGGGGTCGCACCTGATAGTGCCGCGCCCGGCGCCACAAATTTGGTGATTGCGGTGTTCGGCGCCAATTTCCGCGACGATGCCCCGCTCACGGCGAACTTCGGCCCGGGAATCACCGTTTCTGGCGTCCACTTTTCACACCCCGGCCAGGTCGAGGCCACGGTGATCGTACCTCCGGGCGCGGCACTCGGCCCGCGTGATGTGACCGTCACCAACCAAGATGGGCAGAGCGGCACGGGCAGCGGGATCTTTCAGGTCGTCGCGGTCACGCCGTTTGGACCCCCGACCCTTCAGCGTATTCTCCCCGACCGGGTCGCCAACCTCGACCAGACCGTACGACTGCTGATTCATGGTAGCCAATTCGTGAACCAACCGGTGGTCGCACTATCGCCCGCAGTCCCTGGGCTCAGTATCGACAATGTGCAGTTCTTCGGTGACAATTATCTGGAGGCCGATCTCCACGTGTCCGCCGCCGTGCCCCTGGGTTCGGTCAGTGTGGGGATTACGAACCCCGACGGACAGGGCATGGTCCTGAGTCACGCCATCACCATCGTGCAGCCACTCTTCAGCGATGTGGCCCCGACTGTGGGGCTCGCCGTCAGCAGCGGCGAGCATGGCGCGGCGTGGGGTGACTGGAACGGCGACGGCTGGCTCGACCTGGCCATCGGCAACGGCAGCCTGTATAGCAGCGCGGCTGGCGCTGCGTTCACAAACGTGACCGCGTCGGCCGGGCTCGACTTGGTTTGGTATCGAGGCGGCGTCGCCTGGGGCGACTACGACGACGACGGCGACCTCGACCTGTTGTCCAGCTGGCGTAAAGCATATCGAAACGATGGCGCCCTGCCCTTCAGCAAGGTTTGGGATGGCGGCGCCCAGCAAACGACGGTGGCCTGGGTGGACACCGACGTGGACGGAGATCTGGATGCGTATGCCAGCGGCCGGCTCTATCGCAACGACGGCAACGACACATTCGTTGACGTCACCAACGGCGCCGGTTTGAACACGGCCGGCTGGCTGATGGGCCAGCGCCTGGGCCGATTACGACGACGACGGCGACCCCGACCTGTACTTGACCAACAACGGCGGCCCGAACCGGTTGTATCGCAACCATGGCGACGGCACGTTCACCGACGTCAGCGATGCGGCGGGGGTGGCCGACAGCGGCTCAGGCCACGGCGCCGCCTGGGGCGATTACGACAACGACGGCGACTTCGATCTGTTTGTAGCTAA
- a CDS encoding CRTAC1 family protein yields the protein MADSGSGHGAAWGDYDNDGDFDLFVANNNGQFSTLYRNNGDSTFEDMSAAAGLHDRQGNATGANWLDYDLDGRLDLFVVNRDDQNRLYHNNGDGAFTDVAPGAGVADRRDSDGSTIGDYDNDGDPDIFVVSGIWGQGTPNFLFRNGTGAGSAHWLKVRLQGVISNRTSIGARVRVYAGGLMLTRQIAGSTGYMSQDAPEALFGLGSVAGPVVVEVTWPEWDCADTAGTKHRPGLART from the coding sequence GTGGCCGACAGCGGCTCAGGCCACGGCGCCGCCTGGGGCGATTACGACAACGACGGCGACTTCGATCTGTTTGTAGCTAACAATAACGGCCAGTTCAGCACGTTGTACCGCAACAACGGTGACAGCACGTTCGAGGATATGAGCGCGGCTGCTGGCCTGCACGACCGGCAAGGCAATGCAACCGGCGCCAATTGGCTCGACTACGACCTGGACGGGCGGCTCGATCTGTTTGTCGTCAACCGGGATGACCAGAACCGGCTCTATCACAACAACGGTGACGGCGCCTTCACCGATGTGGCGCCTGGGGCCGGCGTTGCGGATCGCCGGGACAGCGACGGCAGCACGATTGGAGACTACGATAACGACGGCGATCCTGACATCTTTGTCGTCAGCGGCATTTGGGGCCAGGGGACGCCCAACTTCCTCTTCCGCAACGGTACGGGTGCTGGCAGCGCACACTGGCTGAAAGTTCGCTTGCAGGGCGTCATCAGCAACCGCACCAGCATCGGCGCGCGCGTGCGCGTGTACGCAGGCGGCCTCATGCTCACGCGGCAGATCGCCGGCTCCACTGGCTACATGAGCCAGGACGCGCCGGAGGCGCTCTTTGGCCTGGGCAGCGTCGCCGGCCCGGTCGTGGTGGAGGTCACCTGGCCAGAGTGGGATTGTGCAGACACTGCCGGAACAAAGCATCGACCAGGTCTTGCTCGTACATGA
- a CDS encoding peptide ABC transporter substrate-binding protein: MKEKPIVLAAVVLTVTVMLTFPLTSIVAAPTDTPLTLNLNLGAEPTTLDPALAADSASNSVIEQLFVGLVDMDDETAEIRPELATSWQISAGGTVYTFALRSDIVWTDGHPVTAQDVRYGILRSLDPATAADYAYVLFLIQNAEEYHNGAITDPNQVGVTALDDTHLQVTLDYPASYVLSILAMPVARPTAQWAIAQWGTAWTEPGHIVTNGAYRLSQWVHNDHIRLNKNPTYYDAVHVQIEQVKWWMVDGATEWAMYLNRQLDSASPPAGITLDPILRQELHRVPMPYNYYYGFSTSQPPFNNPLVRKAFIAATDRQDSLTLSWAAFTVRR, encoded by the coding sequence GTGAAAGAGAAACCGATCGTGCTGGCAGCGGTTGTTCTGACCGTCACTGTCATGCTGACTTTTCCGTTAACCTCCATCGTGGCTGCACCGACTGATACCCCCCTCACGCTTAACCTCAATCTCGGCGCTGAGCCAACCACGCTGGACCCCGCCCTGGCCGCCGATTCCGCGTCAAACAGCGTGATCGAGCAGCTCTTTGTGGGCCTGGTGGACATGGACGATGAGACAGCCGAAATCAGACCAGAGTTGGCCACGAGCTGGCAAATCTCTGCAGGCGGCACAGTCTATACATTTGCCCTCCGCTCTGACATCGTGTGGACGGACGGCCATCCGGTCACGGCGCAGGACGTCCGTTACGGCATTCTGCGTTCCCTTGACCCAGCAACCGCCGCCGATTATGCGTATGTCCTGTTCCTCATCCAGAACGCCGAGGAATATCACAATGGCGCCATCACCGACCCGAACCAGGTGGGTGTCACGGCCCTGGACGACACGCACCTGCAGGTCACCCTCGACTACCCCGCCAGTTATGTGCTCTCTATTCTGGCAATGCCCGTTGCCCGCCCGACAGCGCAGTGGGCGATCGCACAGTGGGGTACCGCCTGGACCGAGCCGGGGCATATCGTCACCAATGGGGCCTATCGTCTCAGCCAATGGGTGCATAACGACCATATTCGGTTGAACAAAAATCCAACCTATTACGACGCTGTGCATGTGCAGATCGAGCAAGTCAAATGGTGGATGGTGGATGGCGCCACCGAATGGGCCATGTACCTGAACCGGCAGCTTGACTCGGCCTCCCCGCCAGCCGGTATTACGCTGGACCCCATACTTCGTCAAGAACTGCATCGCGTGCCTATGCCATACAACTATTACTACGGCTTCAGCACCTCGCAACCTCCGTTCAACAACCCCCTTGTGCGTAAGGCGTTCATTGCCGCCACGGATCGCCAGGACTCATTGACGCTGTCCTGGGCGGCGTTCACCGTCCGGCGCTAA